In Bacteroidia bacterium, a genomic segment contains:
- a CDS encoding sigma 54-interacting transcriptional regulator — MVVFVAPYPNLKDLADVVMEDLEIRDGVSLVGNLAAGVKIAADYLSRESTPVFISRGGTAEFIRSQLKVPVVEIQLSYLDILLQFKKISEKYSKIKVVGFKNLTTSIRAISEILGYSVEIFTIKKEQELPLIFNKIYEEEESIILADYISYTYALNANLKCILFESGYESVKEAILKAQLIESSLKEQSLTNERFKAILNTVREGVLYTNEYGKITQVNAFAAKLLGKSIKSLLNMTVFDLFPTIFDTDDIASTTHDTDTILIYEGNYLAIKSTCLKKEKKRIGMVLLVQQPDSFRDVALALRDKIKSTGFEAKYNFEDIIWESVEMEECIKQAKEYSKSLCNIIIFGETGTGKEMFAQSIHNESSVKSGPFVPINCAAFPIHLLESELFGYVDGAFSGARKGGKVGLFEIAHGGTLFLDEIGEMNIELQTKLLRVLQEKEIRRIGGEKTIPINVRIIVATNANLTEAILEKNFRKDLFYRLNVLDLNIPPLRDRSKDILLIFNKYLLEGSDGKIGIDLLSDEFKLLLNEYRWPGNVRELENIASRFIVYESIEGSSYAEKILSKSLNTSREFDAITTDDIFEGTFQEISERIIKEVFEQEGKNISKTAKRLELDRNTVRKKLS, encoded by the coding sequence ATGGTTGTATTTGTGGCTCCCTATCCAAATCTAAAAGATTTAGCTGATGTGGTCATGGAAGATTTAGAAATTAGAGATGGTGTTAGCTTAGTTGGCAACTTGGCCGCAGGAGTAAAAATTGCGGCTGATTATTTAAGTAGAGAGAGTACCCCTGTCTTCATAAGTAGGGGAGGAACTGCTGAGTTTATACGTAGTCAATTAAAAGTTCCAGTTGTTGAGATACAGCTCTCTTATTTAGATATTTTATTGCAATTTAAAAAAATAAGTGAGAAGTATTCAAAAATTAAAGTAGTAGGATTTAAAAACCTAACTACTTCTATTAGGGCAATTTCTGAAATTTTGGGTTACAGTGTTGAGATTTTTACAATAAAAAAAGAACAAGAGCTACCTTTAATCTTTAACAAAATTTATGAAGAAGAAGAGTCAATAATTTTAGCTGATTATATATCATATACTTATGCATTAAATGCAAACCTTAAATGTATCCTTTTTGAGTCTGGATACGAGTCTGTAAAAGAGGCAATTTTAAAAGCCCAATTAATAGAATCAAGCTTAAAGGAGCAGTCACTTACAAATGAACGATTTAAAGCAATTTTAAATACTGTCAGAGAAGGAGTACTGTATACTAATGAATATGGAAAAATAACTCAGGTAAATGCATTTGCAGCCAAATTGCTAGGCAAATCAATTAAATCCCTATTAAATATGACAGTATTCGACCTTTTCCCAACAATATTTGATACTGATGATATAGCCAGCACTACCCATGACACTGATACTATTTTGATCTACGAAGGAAATTATTTAGCAATAAAATCAACCTGTTTAAAAAAGGAGAAAAAAAGAATAGGGATGGTTTTATTGGTCCAACAACCTGATAGTTTTAGAGATGTAGCTTTAGCTCTTAGGGATAAAATTAAAAGTACAGGATTTGAAGCTAAATATAACTTTGAGGATATTATCTGGGAGTCAGTGGAGATGGAAGAGTGTATTAAACAGGCCAAAGAGTACAGTAAATCGTTGTGCAATATAATAATATTTGGAGAAACTGGTACAGGTAAAGAGATGTTTGCCCAAAGTATTCATAACGAAAGTAGTGTCAAAAGTGGTCCATTTGTCCCAATTAATTGTGCTGCTTTTCCTATACACTTATTAGAAAGTGAACTTTTTGGTTATGTGGATGGAGCATTTTCAGGAGCTAGGAAAGGGGGGAAAGTAGGGTTATTTGAAATAGCTCATGGTGGAACTCTTTTTTTAGATGAAATTGGGGAAATGAATATAGAGTTACAAACCAAACTTTTAAGGGTTTTGCAAGAAAAAGAGATAAGAAGAATTGGGGGAGAGAAGACTATTCCCATAAATGTACGAATTATTGTTGCGACAAATGCAAATTTGACTGAGGCAATATTAGAAAAAAACTTTAGAAAGGATCTTTTTTATAGATTGAATGTTTTAGATTTAAATATACCCCCACTAAGAGATAGATCAAAAGATATTCTACTTATATTTAATAAATATTTGTTAGAAGGAAGTGACGGAAAAATTGGAATTGATCTTTTGAGTGATGAGTTTAAGTTATTATTAAATGAATACCGCTGGCCTGGTAATGTAAGAGAGTTAGAGAATATCGCTAGTAGATTCATCGTTTATGAGTCAATAGAGGGCTCTAGTTATGCAGAAAAAATTTTATCTAAATCGCTAAATACTTCTAGAGAATTTGATGCAATCACTACAGATGACATTTTTGAAGGAACTTTCCAAGAAATTTCAGAAAGGATAATTAAAGAGGTGTTTGAGCAAGAGGGAAAGAATATTTCTAAAACTGCTAAACGGCTTGAATTAGATCGTAATACAGTTAGGAAAAAGTTAAGTTAA
- the alr gene encoding alanine racemase gives MIANNMDIKTARNYLEIDLQRLENNTSVVRRLVGEKVKIMGMVKGDAYGHGIQNCIKIFDKECDCYGVASFEEATKLRNSGTTKDIMIFGWVPFIKLKECIKNQFIINIFSLEYGKQVNSALQDCDKKIRAHLEIDTGLGRTGFRCYSENEISTVVEEIKQIFSSDKILVEGGFTHFASIDSTKEEDIQYAEMQHSYFKMVCSKLEASKTPFKIKHVSCSTAILRHRELDYDLVRAGKILYGIGILPEDNIDNKIVPALSWRARVILVKTLKEGDAIGYGRTFKAKHDSKIAILSVGYGDGYHRHYSNKTFVIINNKKVPVIGSVSMDFMVVDVSTIDDITFGDLATLIGDNPTSTLSIPTLDFARIGGANSEATACITSRVPRYYK, from the coding sequence ATGATTGCTAACAATATGGATATAAAGACAGCCCGTAACTACCTTGAGATTGATCTTCAGAGACTTGAAAACAATACTTCTGTTGTAAGAAGATTGGTTGGTGAAAAAGTAAAAATCATGGGTATGGTTAAAGGGGATGCTTACGGGCATGGTATTCAAAATTGTATAAAAATATTTGATAAAGAGTGTGATTGTTATGGAGTAGCTTCTTTTGAAGAAGCTACTAAGCTAAGAAATAGTGGAACCACCAAAGACATTATGATCTTTGGTTGGGTTCCTTTTATCAAATTAAAAGAGTGTATTAAAAACCAATTCATTATTAATATTTTCTCTTTAGAATATGGAAAGCAGGTAAATTCTGCTTTACAAGATTGTGATAAGAAGATAAGGGCCCACTTAGAAATAGATACAGGGCTGGGAAGAACTGGATTTAGGTGCTATTCAGAAAATGAAATATCCACTGTAGTTGAAGAAATAAAACAAATATTTAGCTCAGACAAGATTTTAGTTGAAGGTGGGTTTACCCACTTCGCATCAATAGATTCAACTAAAGAGGAAGATATTCAATATGCAGAAATGCAGCACTCTTACTTTAAAATGGTATGCAGTAAGCTTGAGGCTAGTAAAACTCCATTTAAGATTAAACATGTTTCATGTAGTACTGCTATTTTACGTCATAGGGAATTGGACTATGATTTAGTTAGGGCTGGAAAGATTCTTTATGGGATAGGTATTTTGCCTGAAGATAATATTGATAATAAGATAGTTCCTGCTTTAAGTTGGAGAGCTAGAGTAATTTTAGTTAAGACATTAAAAGAGGGAGATGCTATAGGGTATGGAAGAACTTTTAAAGCAAAACATGATTCTAAAATAGCAATTCTCTCAGTTGGATATGGTGATGGATACCACAGGCACTATAGTAATAAAACCTTTGTAATTATTAATAATAAAAAAGTACCTGTTATTGGATCTGTTTCTATGGATTTTATGGTTGTAGATGTATCTACAATTGATGACATTACGTTTGGAGACTTAGCAACCTTAATTGGGGATAACCCTACGTCAACCCTTTCAATTCCAACTTTAGATTTTGCCAGAATTGGGGGTGCAAATAGTGAAGCTACTGCTTGTATCACTTCAAGAGTTCCTCGCTATTATAAATAA
- a CDS encoding aminotransferase class I/II-fold pyridoxal phosphate-dependent enzyme, with amino-acid sequence MFNREIRSKLIRGFGDEAKIFHLLEEMKKEVKEGEVVYDLTIGSPDGAPNDEVVETMQCEVAKKQHHRYAGKWGNKTFNEAVAKFYKERYKVELDPKLEVVPLAGAKRAIIDMAVNFVNEGQGVLLPDMCYPTYRIGAQIARAKQCEYRLDPENEFKPIYEDLDRSDCDMIYLNYPHNPTCSYGGMDVFEEVIKMAKKNDYIVCHDNAYGEIVFDNRTPISFLQAEGAKDVGVEIFTFSKIFDLAGWRLACIVGNPEIVHAYGASLVDYTTGVYTPVQLSGAKALELFFDTKTHEKQSAKYQERRDVVVKGLNAKGWKCFNSQGSIYVWAELPVKDCVTFTKRLWEERRVLITPGITYGPKLGNYVRLALVSDVDNLKKAIEMIPDTSSEMYDC; translated from the coding sequence ATGTTTAACAGAGAGATTAGATCTAAACTTATTAGAGGTTTTGGTGATGAGGCAAAAATTTTCCACCTTCTTGAAGAGATGAAGAAGGAGGTTAAAGAGGGAGAGGTTGTTTATGATTTAACAATTGGTTCACCCGATGGCGCTCCAAATGATGAAGTTGTAGAAACTATGCAGTGTGAAGTGGCAAAAAAACAGCACCATCGCTATGCCGGTAAATGGGGAAATAAAACTTTTAACGAAGCTGTAGCTAAATTTTATAAAGAGCGCTATAAAGTTGAACTTGACCCTAAACTTGAAGTAGTTCCTTTAGCTGGTGCTAAGAGAGCTATCATCGATATGGCTGTTAACTTTGTGAATGAAGGGCAAGGAGTCTTACTGCCTGATATGTGTTATCCCACATATAGAATAGGTGCTCAAATAGCTAGAGCGAAACAATGTGAATACAGACTTGACCCTGAAAATGAGTTTAAACCAATATACGAAGACTTAGACCGCTCAGATTGTGATATGATTTATTTAAACTATCCCCACAACCCAACTTGTTCTTATGGGGGAATGGATGTTTTTGAAGAAGTTATAAAAATGGCTAAAAAGAACGATTACATAGTGTGTCATGATAATGCGTATGGTGAAATTGTCTTTGATAACAGAACGCCAATTAGTTTTTTACAAGCGGAAGGTGCAAAAGATGTCGGGGTTGAAATATTTACTTTTTCAAAAATATTTGACTTAGCAGGGTGGAGATTAGCTTGTATTGTAGGAAATCCAGAAATAGTACATGCATATGGGGCATCTTTAGTTGATTACACTACTGGTGTTTATACCCCCGTTCAGCTATCAGGAGCAAAAGCGTTGGAGCTATTTTTTGATACCAAGACACACGAAAAACAGAGTGCTAAATATCAAGAAAGAAGAGATGTTGTTGTTAAAGGACTAAATGCAAAAGGGTGGAAATGTTTTAACTCACAAGGCTCTATTTACGTTTGGGCAGAATTGCCTGTTAAGGACTGTGTGACGTTCACTAAGCGGTTGTGGGAAGAGAGAAGGGTGCTAATTACTCCAGGAATTACTTATGGTCCTAAACTTGGCAACTATGTAAGACTAGCCCTTGTTTCTGATGTTGATAATCTTAAAAAGGCTATTGAAATGATACCCGATACCTCATCAGAGATGTATGATTGCTAA
- a CDS encoding transporter substrate-binding domain-containing protein, whose translation MKKGFISVMLIILLVLSVLVGCGQGVGSAKEERVDTLQRIVEDGKMVVGVRARFPPIGQVNSTTGEIEGFVIDLIKLYAEKLDVKMEMKNVEWAALIPGLLNKDFDILACHMTRTVPRTASIALSDPFILTGTVAVLNANSRLSKWDDLNSSNVKIGITEGNVYIDIIEQRFPKAEMLTFAGKSEWTEALKAGRIDCILDGEFAGLDMMDIYPGSFKILPDGYLDIETYGFATRYEDLAFINSMNIFLQEIKASGEFGRIYEKWIGKEWVPTLEANAI comes from the coding sequence ATGAAAAAGGGTTTTATTTCAGTAATGCTAATTATTTTACTAGTATTATCAGTTTTAGTAGGATGCGGCCAAGGTGTTGGTTCTGCTAAAGAAGAGAGAGTTGATACCCTACAAAGAATTGTAGAAGATGGAAAAATGGTAGTTGGGGTAAGGGCTCGGTTCCCACCAATTGGACAAGTCAACTCTACAACAGGTGAAATAGAAGGCTTTGTAATTGATCTAATCAAACTTTATGCTGAAAAACTTGATGTAAAGATGGAGATGAAGAACGTAGAGTGGGCAGCATTGATTCCTGGGTTGCTAAATAAAGATTTTGATATTCTTGCTTGCCATATGACTAGGACTGTACCAAGAACAGCAAGTATTGCCTTATCAGATCCATTTATTTTAACAGGAACTGTAGCAGTTTTAAATGCAAACTCAAGGCTTTCTAAGTGGGATGATTTAAACAGTAGTAATGTTAAAATTGGAATTACAGAGGGGAACGTCTACATTGATATTATTGAACAAAGATTCCCAAAAGCTGAAATGTTGACGTTTGCGGGTAAAAGTGAATGGACCGAAGCATTAAAAGCTGGAAGAATTGATTGTATCTTAGATGGTGAATTTGCTGGGTTGGATATGATGGATATTTATCCTGGCTCTTTTAAGATTTTACCTGATGGTTACTTAGATATTGAAACTTATGGATTTGCAACACGTTACGAAGATCTTGCTTTCATAAATAGTATGAATATATTCTTGCAAGAAATTAAAGCAAGTGGTGAGTTTGGACGTATTTATGAAAAATGGATTGGTAAAGAGTGGGTTCCAACTTTAGAAGCAAATGCTATCTAG
- a CDS encoding amino acid ABC transporter permease: MQFNLKLFIRFFPQLLNGYFATLKYAGVGILLSLLFGLIIGVVLCMRIPVITFILKWYIDIFRETPLIVQMYLLYYGLPYMGILLSAPVAGMMAIILNESAFVAEIVRGGIESINPGQERAALSLGFGRVHLLIRILLPQALKSIYPSLTGQASYVLKDTSLLTLVTIVELTSVSRYLNSKYLIPGTAFIGSAIFYVVTFWVIQFVVYLLQRRQKWN, encoded by the coding sequence ATGCAATTTAATCTAAAACTATTTATAAGATTTTTTCCTCAACTGCTTAATGGGTATTTTGCAACTCTGAAATATGCAGGAGTTGGGATTCTACTTTCACTACTATTTGGGCTTATAATAGGTGTTGTTCTTTGTATGCGTATACCAGTAATTACTTTTATTTTGAAATGGTATATAGATATTTTTAGAGAAACTCCTTTAATTGTTCAAATGTATTTGTTGTACTACGGATTACCTTATATGGGAATTTTATTGTCCGCTCCAGTAGCTGGAATGATGGCAATAATCTTAAATGAGAGTGCCTTTGTTGCCGAAATAGTTAGAGGGGGAATAGAATCAATAAACCCTGGGCAAGAAAGAGCTGCTTTATCATTAGGGTTCGGTCGTGTACACCTTTTAATTAGAATCTTATTACCTCAAGCACTGAAAAGTATTTATCCAAGTTTAACTGGGCAAGCTTCATATGTTCTTAAAGATACTTCTTTATTAACTTTAGTTACTATCGTTGAGCTTACTTCAGTCTCAAGGTACTTAAATAGCAAATATCTTATTCCAGGTACAGCTTTCATTGGATCTGCAATATTTTATGTAGTGACATTTTGGGTAATACAATTTGTTGTCTATTTACTTCAAAGGAGGCAAAAATGGAATTAA
- a CDS encoding amino acid ABC transporter ATP-binding protein, which yields MLEINDLHKSFGDFEVLKGVNFKVYKGETHVICGPSGSGKSTALFCINGLEKYQKGEIIFKNEVITRHNVRKIRTKVGIVFQHFELFPHLTALDNVMIAPRKILKQDYKVVKKRAEELFKKVGLADRMNHYPSQLSGGQKQRVAIIRCLAMEPDLILFDEPTSALDPEMIKEVLEVMKNLALDGMTMIVVTHELGFAKEVANYISFFEGGNIVETRPPDEFFKGDGSERTKLFLKNIINV from the coding sequence ATCCTTGAAATTAACGATTTACACAAAAGCTTTGGTGATTTTGAAGTATTAAAAGGAGTTAACTTTAAAGTTTATAAAGGTGAAACACATGTAATTTGTGGGCCAAGCGGTTCTGGGAAAAGTACAGCTTTGTTTTGCATAAATGGATTAGAAAAATACCAAAAAGGGGAGATTATTTTTAAGAATGAAGTAATCACCAGGCACAACGTACGAAAAATCAGAACTAAAGTTGGGATAGTGTTTCAACACTTTGAGCTCTTTCCCCATTTAACAGCATTAGATAACGTTATGATAGCACCTAGGAAAATTCTAAAACAAGATTATAAGGTAGTAAAAAAGCGGGCAGAAGAACTTTTTAAGAAAGTAGGATTAGCTGATAGGATGAACCACTATCCATCTCAATTATCAGGAGGGCAAAAGCAAAGAGTTGCTATAATAAGATGTTTAGCAATGGAGCCAGATTTAATACTTTTTGATGAGCCAACTAGTGCACTAGATCCTGAGATGATTAAAGAAGTTTTAGAGGTAATGAAAAATTTAGCTCTGGATGGAATGACAATGATTGTTGTTACCCATGAGCTTGGGTTTGCCAAGGAAGTGGCAAATTATATCTCCTTTTTTGAGGGGGGAAATATTGTTGAAACTCGTCCACCAGATGAGTTTTTCAAAGGTGATGGTTCTGAAAGGACAAAACTATTTCTTAAAAATATAATAAACGTATAG
- a CDS encoding amino acid ABC transporter permease yields MELSKHLITWRLLIVQGLPQTLKLALVSLALSFVVGVLLGVIRSRKWIIINQILGVYLGVIRGIPFLLLLLLIYFTTPIRDIFIASVVTLTVFNSSYISEIIAGGIDGLSQGQFKAGKSLGMNGIEVMCYVILPQVLNLTMPALLGQMVILIKGTATCSAIGYVEITRTGTVAMEAFGNPQIIYIYVMILYFVMCHALTVIGRKLEIKGKLKMIGKA; encoded by the coding sequence ATGGAATTAAGTAAGCATTTAATTACATGGAGGCTGTTGATAGTACAAGGCCTTCCTCAAACTCTAAAACTTGCATTAGTTTCATTGGCCTTATCCTTTGTTGTAGGAGTTTTGTTAGGAGTTATCAGATCAAGGAAGTGGATAATTATAAATCAAATTTTAGGAGTTTATCTTGGTGTTATAAGAGGTATTCCTTTTTTGCTACTATTACTTTTGATTTATTTTACAACACCAATTAGGGATATTTTTATTGCTAGTGTTGTTACTTTAACTGTGTTTAACTCTTCCTATATTAGTGAAATTATTGCTGGTGGAATAGATGGCTTAAGTCAAGGACAGTTTAAGGCTGGGAAGTCACTGGGGATGAATGGCATTGAGGTGATGTGCTATGTAATATTGCCACAAGTTCTTAATTTAACTATGCCTGCTTTACTTGGCCAAATGGTTATCCTAATAAAAGGGACAGCTACCTGTTCGGCTATAGGATATGTGGAAATTACTCGCACAGGTACTGTAGCAATGGAAGCTTTTGGGAACCCCCAAATTATCTATATTTATGTAATGATTTTATATTTCGTTATGTGCCATGCTCTTACAGTAATTGGGCGAAAGCTTGAAATCAAAGGCAAACTAAAAATGATTGGAAAAGCATAA